A single genomic interval of Sebastes umbrosus isolate fSebUmb1 chromosome 11, fSebUmb1.pri, whole genome shotgun sequence harbors:
- the LOC119496344 gene encoding zinc finger-containing ubiquitin peptidase 1, whose amino-acid sequence MPGYSGFTRVGSEQFWLYSCTVGGSDRNRCTVSKVKKGKRNITSLYLPVNTEFTALTAAAMLTCEICGEEIMLEEDMKTHLLLSHLENDMDCPLCSLSGVSYDELRFHIGSAHPEKQLGAQYPARVASASGCSAGTNTGATESKKLQTPQSCSAGDRCDTPTGASSVTRDSVRPQQKSTPESGGSSTGETAPITSTTRSAETTQESVRRCKEDNDGIKSEHSKAKQKRLSSPRKEELFSCPMCALVCSSCFILQEHVELHLQTQRSDEGSALEACSPATTSPSASCLSGEKRFECPICSVVCSDSFSLQEHVELHLDHGAAVNSAGSPGSDLKLARQLQQEEEQRRRQEEVQQEREEFKKLQRQFGLDGSGGYSRQMERTMEKAVARGLMAPAEFHCKRAEMMESLASGVDDGRTRTQGVVRALSEYYQTECRDCVHVWLSADTDHYCSSSGDKGWGCGYRNLQMLLSSLHTIDAYAPLIQEKAAPSIPRVQSMIEEAWKEGLDPNGASHFNRRLRGTRAWIGATEIYALLTSLGISARIIDFHQPTGPGDTHPRLFEWVKQYFQSSRGSRLPPRIIHTSLPPLYLQHQGHSRSIVGLEQKKNGSLCLLLLDPGTSASDTRKLLSRDTVSPAVRHVRKFPGSLKHKQYQVVAVQGVLSAEEKQISILNSRTLCAERIP is encoded by the exons aTGCCGGGATATTCTGGCTTCACCAGAGTCGGTTCAGAGCAGTTTTGGCTTTACTCTtgcacagtgggaggaagtgatAGAAACCGATGCACGGTTTCGAAAGTGAAGAAAGGAAAGCGAAACATAACCTCCCTCTATCTTCCTGTAAACACTGAGTTCACTGCATTAACC GCTGCAGCCATGCTGACCTGTGAAATCTGTGGTGAGGAGATCATGTTGGAGGAGGACATGAAGACGCATCTCCTCCTCAGCCACCTGGAAAATGACATGGACTGCCCACTCTGTTCCCTGTCTGGAGTGTCCTACGATGAACTACGCTTCCACATCGGCTCTGCACATCCAGAGAAGCAGCTCGGGGCGCAGTATCCGGCCCGCGTCGCGTCCGCTTCAGGCTGCTCTGCTGGAACAAACACTGGTGCAACAGAGAGCAAAAAGCTCCAAACACCTCAGTCCTGCTCAGCCGGGGACCGCTGTGACACTCCCACGGGAGCCTCTAGTGTCACCAGAGACTCAGTACGACCTCAACAGAAAAGTACACCAGAAAGTGGGGGCTCATCAACTGGGGAGACTGCACCCATCACTTCGACAACACGGAGCGCTGAAACAACACAGGAGTCCGTCAGGCGCTGTAAAGAGGACAATGATGGAATAAAATCTGAGCACAGCAAAGCCAAACAGAAGCGTCTGTCTTCACCAAGAAAAG AGGAGCTGTTCTCCTGCCCCATGTGTGCACTGGTCTGCAGCAGCTGTTTCATCTTGCAGGAGCATGTTGAGTTGCATCTGCAGACACAGCGCTCAGATGAAG GGTCAGCACTGGAGGCGTGTTCACCTGCCACGACATCGCCATCAGCCAGCtgtctctcag GAGAGAAGAGATTTGAGTGCCCGATATGCTCTGTCGTCTGCAGTGACAGCTTCTCTCTGCAGGAACATGTGGAACTGCATTTAGACCACGGAGCAGCTGTGAACTCTGCAG gGAGCCCTGGCTCTGACCTGAAGCTGGCCAGACAGcttcagcaggaggaggagcagaggaggaggcaggaggaggtccagcaggagagagaggagttcAAGAAGCTGCAG agGCAGTTTGGTCTGGACGGCAGTGGGGGCTACagcagacagatggagaggacCATGGAGAAAGCTGTGGCCAGAGGTCTGATGGCCCCTGCAGAGTTCCACTGTAAGAGGGCTGAGATGATGGAGTCTCTGGCCTCAGGGGTTGATGATGGCAGAACCAGAACTCAGG GTGTGGTCAGAGCATTATCTGAGTATTACCAGACTGAATGCAGAGACTGCGTCCATGTGTGGCTGAGCGCTGACACCGACCACTACTGCTCCTCATCGGGGGATAAAGGCTGGGGCTGTGGATACAGAAACCTCCAgatgctcctctcctctctgcacaCAATAGATGCATACGCTCCCTTAATACAAG AGAAGGCAGCGCCGAGCATCCCTCGGGTGCAGAGTATGATCGAGGAGGCTTGGAAAGAAGGGCTGGATCCAAACGGTGCGTCCCACTTCAACCGGCGGCTGCGGGGAACACGAGCCTGGATCGGAGCCACAGAGATCTACGCCCTCCTCACCTCTCTGGGAATCAG tGCCCGCATCATCGACTTCCACCAGCCGACGGGCCCAGGTGACACCCACCCCCGGCTGTTTGAGTGGGTGAAGCAGTACTTCCAGTCCAGCAGGGGCAGCAGACTACCCCCCAGAATCATCCACACCTCCCTGCCCCCGCTTTACCTGCAGCACCAAG GTCACAGCCGCTCTATAGTGGGCTTGGAGCAGAAGAAGAATGGGAGCCTGTGCCTTCTGCTTCTGGATCCCGGCACCTCAGCATCAGACACCAGGAAGCTGCTGAGCAGGGACACCGTCTCACCAGCCGTCCGCCACGTCAGGAAGTTCCCCGGCAGCCTGAAGCACAAACAGTACCAGGTGGTGGCGGTGCAGGGGGTGCTGTCTGCTGAGGAGAAACAG attAGCATCTTGAACTCCAGGACATTATGTGCTGAAAGGATCCCATGA